One region of Flavobacterium sp. GSB-24 genomic DNA includes:
- a CDS encoding aminoacyl-histidine dipeptidase, protein MSQEVRNLEPKALWNKFADLNAVPRPSKKEERVIEFMKNFGNNLGLETFEDEIRNVIIRKPATPGMENRKAIVMQGHLDMVHQKNADTVFDFDTQGIDMYVDGDWVRARGTTLGADNGLGVATIMAILESKDIPHPAIEALFTIDEETGMTGALNLKGGILQGQILLNLDTEEDDEIDIGCAGGIDVTATRTYHEEEVPEGSVGYTITVKGLNGGHSGMDIHKGLGNANKIMNRLLFDGFENFGLQIVEVNGGSLRNAIPRESVAKVIISQMFDEAYVYDMQEIISDIKAEYKTTEPNLSIEIVKGELPEKVMDLGVQEGIIRAIYAAHNGVYKMSADMADLVETSNNIARVIIKDGEISIGCLTRSSVESSKFDLANSLRSAFELVGCEVELSGSYPGWTPNVNSEILEVLKEIYEKQNGEQPKVVACHAGLECGILGTNYPDMDMISFGPTIHGAHSPDERASISSAQKYWKFVLEILSNIPVK, encoded by the coding sequence ATGAGTCAAGAAGTAAGAAATCTGGAGCCAAAAGCACTTTGGAATAAATTTGCAGATTTAAATGCCGTTCCTCGTCCTTCAAAAAAAGAAGAGCGCGTAATTGAGTTTATGAAAAACTTTGGAAACAATTTAGGTTTAGAGACTTTCGAAGATGAAATTAGAAACGTAATCATCAGAAAGCCGGCTACACCAGGAATGGAAAATCGCAAAGCTATTGTAATGCAGGGGCATTTGGATATGGTTCACCAAAAAAATGCAGATACAGTTTTTGATTTCGATACGCAGGGAATTGATATGTATGTTGATGGAGACTGGGTTCGCGCTCGCGGCACAACTCTAGGTGCAGATAACGGATTGGGAGTAGCTACAATTATGGCAATTTTAGAAAGTAAAGATATTCCGCATCCAGCAATTGAAGCTTTGTTTACAATTGATGAAGAAACAGGAATGACTGGTGCGCTAAACCTAAAAGGCGGAATTCTTCAAGGTCAGATTTTATTGAATTTAGATACCGAAGAAGACGATGAAATTGATATCGGATGTGCAGGAGGAATTGACGTTACGGCTACAAGAACGTATCATGAAGAAGAAGTTCCAGAAGGCTCTGTTGGTTACACAATTACAGTAAAAGGACTAAACGGAGGACATTCAGGAATGGATATTCATAAAGGTTTAGGGAATGCTAATAAAATAATGAATCGTTTATTATTTGATGGATTTGAAAACTTCGGTTTACAGATTGTTGAAGTAAACGGTGGAAGTTTAAGAAATGCAATTCCGAGAGAAAGTGTTGCTAAAGTAATTATTTCTCAAATGTTTGATGAAGCTTATGTGTATGATATGCAGGAAATTATTTCTGACATCAAAGCTGAATACAAAACAACTGAGCCAAACTTATCAATTGAAATTGTAAAAGGAGAATTACCTGAAAAAGTAATGGATTTAGGGGTTCAGGAAGGAATCATCAGAGCGATTTACGCCGCACATAATGGCGTTTACAAAATGAGCGCTGATATGGCAGATTTGGTTGAAACTTCAAATAATATCGCGCGAGTAATTATTAAAGACGGAGAAATTTCGATTGGATGTTTAACGCGTTCTTCTGTTGAATCTTCAAAATTTGATTTAGCAAATTCTTTACGTTCTGCTTTTGAATTAGTAGGATGCGAAGTTGAACTTTCTGGCTCTTACCCAGGATGGACTCCAAATGTTAATTCTGAAATATTAGAAGTTTTAAAAGAAATCTACGAAAAGCAAAATGGAGAACAGCCTAAGGTTGTAGCTTGCCACGCTGGTTTAGAATGCGGAATTTTAGGAACAAATTATCCAGATATGGATATGATTTCTTTTGGCCCAACAATTCATGGAGCACACTCTCCAGACGAAAGAGCTAGTATTTCTTCAGCTCAAAAATATTGGAAATTTGTACTAGAAATTCTTTCGAATATTCCAGTTAAATAG
- a CDS encoding carboxypeptidase-like regulatory domain-containing protein, whose product MKYFAVFFFILLANIGFAQDTQPTVPQRVSGYIINDNSKQPLAGVNVINTNKVRGAKSDEKGYFEIDVQVNDTLHFSILGFQSLRIRVTNDWIKNKVTRIQLTEKAIALEEVIIAPFTLTGYLEIDSKLIPTKENYRYSISGLTQGYEAGEYAPNAFGKVLGSIFNPADMLYNFFGKNGKELKKLKEMKKDDTVRTLLESKYDRETVAVLLGVSKDEIPEIMHRCNYSDSFIQTANDLQIMDAISACYEQYKVLKRN is encoded by the coding sequence ATGAAATATTTCGCAGTTTTCTTTTTTATTCTTCTAGCTAACATTGGTTTTGCGCAAGATACGCAGCCAACTGTTCCTCAAAGAGTTTCAGGTTATATTATTAATGACAACAGTAAACAACCTCTTGCCGGTGTAAACGTTATTAACACTAACAAAGTTCGTGGTGCAAAATCTGACGAAAAAGGATATTTTGAAATTGATGTTCAGGTTAATGACACACTTCACTTTTCTATTCTAGGGTTTCAATCTCTAAGAATTAGAGTTACAAATGACTGGATAAAAAATAAAGTAACCCGTATTCAGCTTACTGAAAAAGCAATTGCTTTAGAGGAGGTTATCATTGCTCCGTTTACTTTAACAGGATATCTTGAAATTGATTCTAAATTAATTCCAACAAAAGAAAACTATCGTTACAGCATTTCTGGACTTACACAAGGTTATGAAGCAGGAGAATATGCTCCAAATGCATTTGGTAAGGTACTAGGATCGATTTTTAACCCCGCGGATATGCTCTATAATTTCTTTGGAAAAAACGGTAAAGAACTCAAGAAGCTAAAGGAAATGAAGAAAGATGATACGGTACGAACACTTCTGGAATCTAAATACGACCGCGAAACAGTTGCCGTGTTATTAGGAGTCAGCAAAGACGAGATTCCTGAAATCATGCACAGATGTAACTATTCTGATTCTTTTATACAAACCGCAAATGATCTTCAGATTATGGATGCCATTAGCGCTTGTTATGAGCAGTATAAAGTATTAAAACGTAATTAA
- a CDS encoding DEAD/DEAH box helicase translates to MNKFEQLGLNESLLKAILDLGFENPSEVQEKAIPLLLEKDTDMVALAQTGTGKTAAFGFPLIQKIDADNRNTQALVLSPTRELCLQITNELKNYSKYEKGINVVAVYGGASITEQARDIKRGAQIIVATPGRMQDMINRGLVNIKNIDYCILDEADEMLNMGFYEDIVSILSDTPDEKSTWLFSATMPQEVARIAKQFMSDPVEITVGAKNSGSATVSHEFYLVNARDRYEALKRLADANPDIFSVVFCRTKRDTQAIAEKLIEDGYSAAALHGDLSQAQRDGVMKSFRGRQIQMLVATDVAARGIDVDNVTHVVNYQLPDEIETYNHRSGRTGRAGKLGTSIVIVTKSELRKISSIERIIKQKFEEKTIPSGIEICEIQLLHLANKIKDTEVDHEIDNYLPAINNVLEDLSKEELIKKMVSVEFNRFITYYKKNRDISAQSGERRERGDSEPREFNNNGAVRYFVNIGSRDNFDWMSLKDYLKETLDLGRDDIFKVDVKEGFSFFNTDPQHTDKVMDVLNNVQLEGRRINVEISKNDGGGRRDHNNRGGGRSSGPRREGNFAPRREGSGGGFRSDRNSSRDGGSREGGFRSDRNSSAPRREGGFRSSAPRNENGSSERAPRRSENFGDSPRPRRSRRD, encoded by the coding sequence ATGAATAAATTTGAACAATTAGGATTGAATGAATCGTTACTGAAGGCGATTTTAGATCTAGGATTTGAAAATCCGTCAGAGGTACAGGAAAAGGCGATTCCCCTATTATTGGAAAAAGACACAGATATGGTTGCGTTGGCTCAGACAGGGACAGGGAAAACGGCAGCTTTCGGTTTTCCGCTAATTCAAAAAATTGATGCTGACAACAGAAACACACAAGCATTAGTTTTATCGCCAACACGAGAACTTTGTTTACAGATTACCAACGAACTTAAAAACTACTCAAAATACGAAAAAGGTATTAATGTGGTAGCAGTTTACGGCGGGGCTAGTATTACAGAGCAAGCTAGAGACATTAAAAGAGGAGCGCAGATTATCGTTGCAACTCCAGGAAGAATGCAAGACATGATTAATAGAGGTTTGGTTAACATTAAAAATATAGATTACTGTATTCTTGATGAGGCTGACGAAATGTTAAACATGGGATTCTATGAGGATATCGTATCTATTTTATCAGATACTCCAGACGAAAAAAGTACATGGTTGTTCTCTGCAACTATGCCGCAAGAGGTTGCTAGAATTGCAAAACAATTCATGAGTGACCCAGTTGAAATTACTGTTGGAGCCAAAAACTCAGGTTCTGCAACAGTTTCTCATGAATTTTACTTAGTAAATGCTCGTGACCGTTATGAAGCTTTGAAACGTTTAGCTGATGCTAATCCAGATATTTTCTCTGTAGTTTTCTGTCGTACAAAAAGAGACACACAAGCTATTGCTGAAAAATTAATCGAAGACGGATACAGTGCTGCTGCTTTACACGGAGATTTATCTCAAGCACAGCGTGATGGTGTAATGAAATCTTTCCGCGGAAGACAAATTCAGATGCTTGTTGCTACTGACGTTGCTGCGCGTGGTATTGACGTTGATAACGTAACACACGTTGTAAACTACCAATTACCTGATGAAATTGAAACTTACAACCACCGTTCTGGTCGTACTGGTAGAGCTGGAAAATTAGGAACTTCTATTGTAATTGTTACAAAAAGTGAGTTGCGTAAAATTTCTTCTATCGAAAGAATCATCAAACAAAAGTTTGAAGAAAAAACTATTCCATCTGGAATTGAAATCTGCGAAATCCAATTATTGCACTTAGCAAATAAAATTAAAGATACTGAGGTTGATCACGAAATTGACAACTATTTACCAGCAATTAACAATGTTCTTGAAGATTTATCTAAAGAAGAATTGATTAAGAAAATGGTTTCTGTAGAATTTAACCGTTTCATTACTTATTACAAAAAGAACAGAGATATTTCTGCTCAATCTGGAGAAAGACGCGAAAGAGGAGATTCTGAACCAAGAGAATTCAATAATAACGGAGCAGTTCGTTATTTTGTAAACATCGGTTCTAGAGACAATTTTGACTGGATGTCATTAAAAGATTACTTAAAAGAAACATTAGATTTAGGTCGTGATGATATCTTTAAAGTTGATGTAAAAGAAGGTTTCTCTTTCTTTAACACTGATCCACAGCATACTGACAAAGTAATGGATGTTTTAAACAACGTACAATTAGAAGGTCGTCGTATCAATGTTGAGATCTCTAAAAATGACGGAGGCGGAAGACGCGACCACAACAATCGTGGCGGCGGAAGAAGTTCTGGACCAAGAAGAGAAGGAAACTTTGCTCCAAGACGTGAAGGTTCTGGAGGCGGATTTAGAAGCGACAGAAATTCTTCAAGAGACGGAGGATCTAGAGAAGGTGGTTTTAGAAGCGACAGAAATTCATCTGCTCCAAGAAGAGAAGGTGGTTTTAGAAGTTCTGCTCCAAGAAACGAAAATGGTTCTTCAGAAAGAGCTCCAAGACGTTCTGAAAACTTTGGCGACAGCCCAAGACCAAGAAGATCTAGAAGAGATTAA
- a CDS encoding non-canonical purine NTP diphosphatase, which yields MKLVFASNNKNKIAEIQSMVPESIKILSLEDINCLEDIPETAETIEGNAILKADYVTQKYGYDCFADDTGLEVTALNGEPGVYSARYAGEQKNADDNMNKLLEALKNEENRSAQFKTVITLNLGGKQHLFTGIAKGTITSDKMGTNGFGYDPIFKPENFDETFAQLPLEVKNKIGHRGKAVQQLIDFLSAAK from the coding sequence ATGAAACTCGTTTTCGCTTCAAACAACAAAAATAAAATCGCAGAAATACAAAGTATGGTTCCTGAGAGCATTAAAATATTAAGTCTAGAAGATATTAACTGCCTTGAAGATATTCCTGAAACTGCGGAAACAATTGAAGGAAATGCTATTTTAAAAGCCGATTATGTAACTCAAAAATATGGTTATGATTGTTTTGCTGATGATACTGGCTTAGAAGTAACCGCATTAAATGGCGAACCTGGCGTTTATTCTGCGCGATATGCTGGCGAACAAAAAAATGCAGATGACAATATGAATAAGCTTTTAGAGGCATTAAAAAATGAAGAAAATCGCAGCGCCCAGTTCAAGACCGTTATTACTTTAAACCTTGGAGGAAAACAACATTTATTTACCGGAATTGCCAAAGGAACTATTACCTCAGATAAAATGGGAACAAATGGTTTTGGATATGATCCTATTTTTAAACCTGAAAATTTTGATGAAACCTTCGCTCAACTGCCATTAGAAGTAAAAAATAAAATAGGCCACCGCGGAAAAGCAGTTCAGCAACTAATTGATTTCCTGAGTGCCGCAAAATAA
- a CDS encoding ABC transporter ATP-binding protein, which produces MQLSVLYKKIMPFVKPYRKMVIATLLLTFLGSFAAQVNALILKYTVDTINNLMVAHEPLSKGFHLLGIISIVLLIKELVNSVVQFGQKFYGEKLRIFITRDISQTIVEKILSYRMEFYTSDENESGKLQTRIDLGISSLTRLVQNFFIDILPLFANAFVALVIMFYANVYVGLVSLCIIPIYFYISQLQATKLSGFRRRMRNYRETKNNGIISLIESITVIKSFVRESTEAERHEKIQYEMTENQLATRKTSFIFESVKSFVEQIGVVIIIILTAYFVLNNQMTIGAIMFHIMLFNNVSSPIRQLHRIYDEVNDALIYSEGFFDILESEQEIETTGDFIPDKINGLIEVNNVDFVYPNGTQALCDINFTVKPNETTALVGLSGAGKSTVINLLDKFYQPSAGHIFLDGVDLADYNTDFLRKNIGLVLQKNHIFKGTIAENILYGKPEASKEEIIEAAKQAYIHEQVIQLPKGYDSDAHLLSGGQQQRIAIARLFLKNPPIIFLDEPTASLDAIATEQIKKSLDAIKKDRTVIIISHSISQIIDASNIIVLEKGRCVEKGTHDELYDNKGTYYQIFMAMANSLNIEKITQTFD; this is translated from the coding sequence ATGCAGTTATCGGTTCTTTATAAAAAAATAATGCCTTTTGTAAAGCCTTACAGAAAAATGGTAATTGCTACTTTACTGCTTACGTTTTTAGGTTCATTTGCGGCTCAGGTAAATGCTTTAATTCTAAAATACACTGTCGATACCATCAATAATTTAATGGTCGCACACGAGCCGCTTTCTAAAGGCTTTCATTTATTAGGTATTATTAGTATTGTGTTGTTAATTAAAGAATTGGTTAATTCAGTTGTACAGTTTGGGCAAAAATTCTACGGAGAAAAACTCCGTATTTTTATAACCCGTGATATTTCTCAAACCATTGTTGAAAAAATCCTAAGTTATAGAATGGAATTTTATACTTCTGATGAAAATGAAAGCGGGAAACTTCAAACCAGAATCGATCTCGGTATTAGCAGTTTAACACGATTGGTCCAAAACTTTTTTATTGATATTCTGCCATTATTTGCAAATGCTTTTGTGGCATTGGTGATAATGTTTTATGCCAATGTCTATGTTGGTTTGGTGAGTTTGTGTATTATTCCGATTTATTTTTACATCAGTCAATTGCAGGCAACTAAATTAAGCGGATTTAGAAGACGAATGCGTAATTACCGCGAAACTAAAAACAACGGAATTATAAGTTTAATTGAATCTATTACGGTCATTAAATCTTTTGTTCGAGAATCGACAGAAGCAGAACGCCACGAAAAGATTCAATATGAAATGACCGAAAATCAATTAGCAACCAGAAAAACGAGTTTTATTTTTGAAAGCGTTAAAAGTTTTGTCGAGCAGATAGGAGTAGTGATTATCATTATATTGACAGCTTATTTTGTGTTGAACAACCAGATGACAATTGGCGCCATAATGTTTCATATTATGTTGTTTAATAATGTTTCGTCTCCGATTAGACAATTACACCGAATTTACGATGAAGTAAACGATGCTCTTATTTACTCTGAAGGCTTTTTTGATATTTTAGAATCAGAACAGGAAATAGAAACAACCGGAGATTTTATTCCAGATAAAATTAACGGATTAATAGAGGTTAATAATGTAGATTTTGTGTATCCAAACGGAACACAGGCGCTTTGTGATATTAATTTTACGGTAAAACCAAACGAGACCACAGCTTTGGTCGGATTGAGCGGCGCGGGAAAAAGTACTGTTATTAATTTGCTGGATAAATTTTACCAGCCTTCGGCTGGTCATATTTTTTTAGATGGAGTTGATTTAGCAGATTATAATACAGATTTCCTGCGTAAAAATATTGGCTTGGTGCTTCAGAAAAACCATATTTTTAAAGGTACAATCGCAGAGAATATTTTGTACGGAAAGCCAGAAGCATCAAAAGAGGAAATTATCGAAGCTGCCAAACAAGCCTATATTCACGAACAAGTAATTCAATTGCCAAAAGGATATGATTCTGATGCGCATTTACTTTCTGGCGGACAGCAGCAGCGAATTGCGATTGCGAGATTGTTTTTAAAAAATCCGCCCATAATTTTCTTAGATGAACCAACCGCGAGTTTAGATGCGATTGCAACAGAACAAATAAAAAAGTCTCTCGACGCCATAAAAAAAGATAGAACTGTAATTATAATTTCGCACAGTATTTCTCAAATTATTGATGCCTCAAATATTATAGTTTTAGAAAAAGGTAGATGTGTCGAAAAAGGAACTCATGATGAATTATATGATAATAAGGGAACGTATTATCAAATATTTATGGCGATGGCCAATAGTTTAAATATTGAAAAAATCACACAGACTTTTGACTGA
- a CDS encoding DUF2809 domain-containing protein — MKSRVYYFIIFLSIIFLGILSRKISFIPLWIGDFLYAVMIYFLVRIFLPLKKAFLIALLSLLICYSIEFLQLYQAEWIVELRKTLFGRYVLGQGFLWTDILAYTFGIAYAFLVEKIVLNYISQKSV; from the coding sequence TTGAAATCCAGAGTCTATTACTTCATTATTTTCCTCAGCATTATTTTCCTTGGAATCCTTTCCAGAAAAATCTCTTTTATTCCCTTATGGATTGGCGATTTTTTGTATGCAGTTATGATTTACTTTTTGGTTCGAATTTTTCTTCCACTTAAAAAGGCTTTTTTAATTGCTTTACTTTCTCTCCTAATTTGTTACAGCATTGAGTTTCTACAATTGTATCAAGCAGAATGGATTGTTGAACTTAGAAAGACACTTTTTGGAAGGTATGTTTTAGGCCAGGGATTTTTATGGACTGATATTCTTGCTTATACTTTCGGAATTGCCTATGCTTTTCTTGTCGAAAAAATAGTTTTAAATTATATCAGTCAAAAGTCTGTGTGA
- a CDS encoding glycoside hydrolase family 88 protein, which translates to MNSKFFPLILSLFLFGNLSYSQKDKSFNIQKQLEYCAAQASKTLKVIPNDGTSPRTVPNGSKEWKFVDYKDWTSGFWPGELWFLYEATKDKKWEKEADKFTRFLTPLSVSKANDHDLGFQVFNSFGNGYRLTKNPEYKQIILKTADTLATLFNPKVGTIQSWPHNKMGGHNTIIDNMMNLELLFWASKNGGNKKLYDIAVKHAETTMANHFRPDNTSYHVVIYDFETGKKIKGRTAQGYSDDSMWARGQAWAIYGFTMTYRETKDPKFLDFAYKLARVYLDKLTTEDLIPYWDFNAPNIPNEPRDASAAAIVSSALLELSSYTKDKNLKTEYLAKAKKMIVSLSEHYQSHDVNSAFLLHSTGHKPAGSEIDCSINYADYYYLEALLRLQKLK; encoded by the coding sequence ATGAATTCAAAATTTTTTCCCCTGATTTTATCTTTATTTCTTTTCGGAAATCTAAGCTATTCTCAAAAAGACAAATCATTTAATATTCAAAAGCAATTAGAATATTGTGCAGCACAGGCTTCTAAAACTTTAAAAGTGATTCCGAATGACGGGACTTCTCCGAGAACAGTTCCTAACGGAAGTAAAGAATGGAAATTTGTTGACTATAAAGACTGGACAAGCGGATTTTGGCCTGGCGAATTATGGTTTTTGTATGAAGCGACAAAAGACAAAAAATGGGAAAAAGAAGCCGACAAATTCACCCGTTTTTTAACGCCTTTATCTGTAAGCAAAGCAAATGACCATGATTTAGGTTTTCAGGTTTTTAATAGTTTTGGAAACGGATATCGATTGACTAAAAATCCAGAGTACAAACAAATTATACTGAAAACAGCAGATACGCTGGCAACACTTTTTAATCCGAAAGTAGGAACAATCCAATCTTGGCCGCATAATAAAATGGGAGGTCATAATACGATTATTGACAATATGATGAATTTGGAACTTCTGTTTTGGGCTTCAAAAAATGGAGGAAACAAAAAACTTTATGATATTGCCGTTAAACACGCAGAAACTACAATGGCCAATCATTTTAGGCCAGACAATACTTCTTATCATGTTGTAATTTATGATTTTGAAACTGGGAAAAAGATCAAAGGCAGAACGGCTCAAGGTTACAGCGATGACAGTATGTGGGCGCGCGGACAGGCTTGGGCAATCTATGGATTTACAATGACTTATAGAGAAACTAAAGATCCTAAATTTTTAGATTTCGCATATAAATTAGCTCGTGTTTATTTGGATAAATTAACAACAGAAGATTTAATTCCGTACTGGGATTTCAATGCGCCCAATATTCCTAACGAACCTAGAGATGCTTCTGCGGCAGCAATTGTTTCTTCGGCGCTTTTAGAGTTGAGTTCTTATACAAAAGATAAAAATTTGAAAACAGAGTATTTGGCAAAAGCCAAAAAGATGATTGTTTCACTTTCAGAGCATTATCAAAGTCATGATGTTAATTCAGCATTTTTATTGCATTCAACAGGTCATAAACCTGCGGGAAGTGAAATAGATTGTTCTATAAATTACGCAGATTATTACTATCTTGAGGCATTATTAAGACTTCAAAAACTAAAATAA
- a CDS encoding FMN-binding glutamate synthase family protein: protein MRKKFFIYGFLLFLIVAAIYYYTGRGYLLVFIIPILLIIGAYNASQKKHAILRNFPVLGYFRYLFEMIAPEIQQYFIERSTDGKPFSRNQRSLVYQRAKNIDSSTPFGTQLNLNTENYEGIKHSIFPAQVNEELPRVLVGGKDCKQPYSASLFNVSAMSFGSLSEHAVRAINIGAKKGNFYQNTGEGGLTEFHLAGGGDITWQIGTGYFGCRDAEGNFSPEKFSEKANLPNVKMIEIKLSQGAKPGHGGVLPAAKNTEQIAKIRGVVPHTMILSPPGHHAFSNAKGLIHFIKQLRDLSNGKPIGFKLCIGNTAEFEAICQEMIAEDIYPDFITVDGAEGGTGAAPLEFADGVGMPFEPALIFVNKTLVRLGIRDKMRIIGSGKIISGYSILHAVALGADMCNSARGFMFSLGCIQALRCHNNECPTGVATQNKMLMKGLVVTDKSERVYHFHKNTLHSANELLAAAGKKSFADVDINIFMRGDEFASLSDMYFPDNLKNVTQFS from the coding sequence ATGAGAAAGAAATTCTTTATTTACGGATTCTTATTGTTTCTAATTGTTGCAGCAATTTACTATTATACCGGCCGAGGCTATTTACTCGTTTTTATTATTCCTATTTTATTGATTATTGGAGCTTATAACGCTTCTCAAAAAAAACATGCTATTTTAAGGAATTTCCCTGTTCTGGGTTATTTCAGATATTTATTTGAAATGATTGCACCAGAGATTCAGCAGTATTTTATTGAAAGATCTACAGATGGAAAACCTTTCTCTAGAAATCAGCGCTCTTTAGTTTATCAAAGAGCTAAAAATATTGATTCTAGCACTCCTTTTGGAACGCAGTTAAACTTAAATACTGAGAACTACGAAGGAATCAAACATTCTATTTTCCCAGCACAAGTAAACGAAGAATTACCTCGAGTATTAGTTGGTGGAAAAGATTGCAAACAGCCTTATTCGGCTTCTTTATTTAATGTTTCTGCTATGAGTTTTGGTTCTTTGAGCGAACATGCAGTTCGTGCCATAAATATTGGTGCTAAAAAAGGAAATTTCTACCAAAATACAGGCGAAGGAGGATTAACAGAATTTCATCTTGCTGGCGGCGGCGATATTACCTGGCAGATTGGCACAGGATACTTTGGATGCCGTGACGCAGAAGGAAATTTTAGTCCTGAGAAATTCTCAGAAAAAGCGAATCTTCCGAATGTAAAAATGATCGAAATTAAACTTTCGCAAGGTGCAAAACCAGGTCACGGAGGTGTTCTTCCTGCTGCTAAAAACACCGAACAAATTGCTAAGATTAGAGGTGTTGTACCGCATACCATGATTCTATCGCCTCCAGGCCATCATGCTTTTTCTAATGCAAAAGGATTAATTCATTTCATCAAACAATTACGTGATTTATCTAATGGAAAACCAATCGGATTTAAATTGTGTATTGGAAACACAGCCGAGTTTGAAGCTATCTGCCAAGAAATGATTGCCGAAGATATTTACCCCGACTTTATCACAGTTGACGGTGCAGAAGGCGGTACTGGCGCCGCACCACTTGAATTTGCAGATGGAGTTGGAATGCCTTTTGAACCAGCATTAATTTTCGTGAACAAAACTCTGGTTCGTTTAGGAATTCGTGATAAAATGCGAATTATTGGTAGCGGAAAAATAATCTCTGGTTATTCTATTCTACATGCCGTAGCACTTGGAGCAGATATGTGTAACAGCGCCAGAGGATTTATGTTTTCTTTGGGCTGTATTCAGGCTTTACGTTGCCATAATAATGAATGCCCAACTGGAGTGGCAACTCAAAACAAAATGCTGATGAAAGGTTTGGTTGTGACGGATAAATCTGAGCGTGTATATCATTTCCATAAAAATACACTGCACTCTGCAAATGAACTTTTAGCAGCGGCAGGAAAGAAAAGTTTCGCCGATGTGGATATTAATATTTTTATGCGCGGTGACGAATTTGCTAGTTTATCCGATATGTATTTCCCGGATAATTTGAAAAACGTTACGCAATTCTCATAA